ctcgggcagttgttgttgccatcctgtacctgtcccgcaggtgtgatgttcggatgtaccgatcctgtgcaggtgttgttacacgtggtctgccactggaaggacgatcagctgtccgtcctgtcttaggcgtctcacagtacagacattgcaatttattgccgtggccacatctgcagtcctcatgcctccttgcaacatgcctaaggcatgttcacacagatgagcagggaccctgggcatctttcttcttttctttagtgtcctaagttttcataactgatcttaattgcctaccgtacTAAGCTGTTcatgtcttaacgaccgttccacaggtgcatgttcattgtttacggttcattgaacaagcatgggaaacagtgtttaaaccaacAATGAATGatctacaatgaagatctgtgaagttacttggatttttacgattatttttgaaagacaggctcctgaaaaagggacgtttctttttttgctgagtttagaaccTGGGTGTATTCACTTGGAACCAAGCAAATGGAACaaaacggggagggacctacctgaacttgtccaatagaaATTAAATTCATTACATCTTGCAATGGAAACTGTTTACTCTGTCGATCAGTGTGCATGCATATGCAAGGGTagtctttttttttgggggggggcagcGTGCACTTTAGTCTACATCGTTGCGTTCAACCCAGAGAGGAACTCTAGGGGTCTTAGGCAGCCAGAATAGCTTACCAAGCAAGAGGGTCCGAGGCACTCTGACTGTAGCTAGCGACAACATTTGTAATTCCAGATCCGATGTTATATGCCATTTTGTTTACAaatactagctagctacatgtctgtCTAGTCTAGTGTTTTCTTTTGACACTATCTTTTAGCCACAGAAGCAGAAACAAACGTCTCTATGAATTCCAATTGCTAGAACTGCTCTTATTAATCAGAAGAAAATTTAAAATGACAGAAAACACTACAAGAGAGACTATATAAATAATTTCCATTAAAAACCCAGGCACTGGGCTGCCCCTCATTCACACCAGCTTATTCACACTTTACTTTGTATCGGAGATCACTTTATTTTTGTATCACTCAAaaataaagtggaaaaccacactacaggctgatccaactttgatgtaatgtccttaaaacaagtcaaaattaggctcagtagtgtgtgtggcctccacgtgcctgtatgacctccctacaatgcctgggcatgctcctgatgaggtggcggatggtctcctgagggatctcctcccagacctggactaaagcatccgccaactcctggacagtctgtggtgcaacgtggcgttggtggatggagcgagacatgatgtcccagatgtgctcaattggattcatgtctggggaacgggcgggccagtccatagcatcaatgccttcctcttgcaggaactgctgacacactccagccacatgaggtctagcattgtcttgcattaggaggaacccaaccgcaccagcatatggtctcacaaggggtctgaggatctcatctcggtgcctaatggcagtcaggctacctctggagggctgtgcggcctcccaaagaaatgccaccccacaccatgtggtcaccggtcatgctggaggatgttgcaggcagcagaacgttctccacagcgtctccagactcagtcacgtctgtcacatgtgctcagtgtgaacctgctttcatctgtgaagagcacagggcaccagtggcgaatttgccaatcctggtgttctctggcaaatgccaaacgtcctgggctgtaagtgttgggctgtaagcacaacccccacctgtggatgtcgggccctcataccaccctcatggagtctgtttctgaccgtttgagcagacacatgcacatttgtggcctgctggaggtcattttgcagggctctggcagtgctcccccttgcacaaaggtggaggtagcggtcctgctgctgggttgttgccctcctacggcctcctccacatctcctgatgtactggcctgtctcctggtagcgcctacatgctctggacactacgctgacagacacagcaaaccttcttgccacagctcgcattgatgagctgcactacctgagccacttgtgtgggttgtagactccgtctcatgctaccactagaatgaatccaccgccagcattcaaaagtgaccaaaacatcagccaggaagcataggaactgagaagtggtctgtggtcaccacctgcagaaccactcctttattgggggtgtcttgctaattgcctataatttccacctgttgtctattccatttgcacaacagcatgtgaaatgtattgtcagtgTTGCTTCTTAAGTGGAcggtttgatttcacagaagtgtgattgacttagagttacattgtgttgtttaagtgttccctttatttttttgagcagtgtattttgtaCATTTTTCCCTAACcataccacccctcccctaattggagtaaactaatggacaacacttaagcttctacttccagcttatacaatgcattcagaaagtagtCAGACCCATTCCCTTTTTCAACATTTGTTTTTTACGTTAGCCTtgtttctaaaattgattaaaaagaAAACGGATACATTTttcatcaacacacaataccccataatgactaagtgaaaacaggtttagaaatgtttgcaaatttatacaaataaaaaataactgaaataccttatgtacttaagtattcacaccatttgctatgagactcgaaattgagctcaggtacatcctggatccattgttcatccttgatgtttctacaacttgattggaatccacctgtggtaaattcaattgattggacatgatttggaaaggcccacACCGGTCTATatgaaggtcccacagttgacagtgcatgtcagagtaaaaaccaagccatgaagtcgaaagaattgtccgtagagctcagacagCATTGTGTAGAGGCACAcacctggggaagggtactaaaacatttctgcagcattgaaggccccCAAAAACagagtggtctccatcattcttaaacagaATAAGTTTTGAACTatcaagactctttctagagagGGACacccggcaaaactgagcaatcgtgggagaagggccttggtcagggaagtaaccaagaacccaatggtcactgacatagctccagagttcctctgtggagatgggagaaccttccagaaggacaaccatttctgcagcactccaccattcaggtctttaaggtagagtggcccgacggaagccactcttcagtaaaaaggcacatgacagcccggttggagtttgccaaaaggcacctaaaggactctgaccatgagaaacaagattctctggtctgatgaaaacaagattgaactcttgtgcctgaatgccaagcgtcatctctggaggaaacctggcaccatccctacggtgaagcatgttggcagcagcatcatgctgttgggatatttttcagaggcagggactggtcAGGATTGAGGGAGGAGGAACTAaataaagtacagagatccttgatgaaaacatgctctagaacactcaggacctcaagactggggcgaaggttcatcttccaacaggacaacaacactaagcacacagccaagacaacgcaggtgtggcttcgtgacaagttTCTGaaagtcctggagtggcccagccagagcccggacttgaatccgatctaacatctctggagagaactgaaaatagctgtgcagcaacgctccccgtccattctgacagagcttgagaggattttcagagaagaatgggagaaactccccaaatacaggtgtgccaagcttgtagcgtcatacccaagaagacttgaggctgtaatcactgccaaagttgcttcaacaaagtacttagtaTTGTACTTATGTGTTTGTGATTCATTTACATCTGTCCTTCATTTTAAGTTAAAACCtgttacatgaactgaactctcattttaatatggtgaaacttttcccttttaaaaatatttattttgaaagaaacatagaacatgtaatagtcaaatcatagtgtaaaagcaggtgagctggttctactctttttagccattttctcgtgttttgtggtgaaaaactgagcgggtcgagcataacgtcaaccctgttacccatagatagacaggctagaaacgTTTTAACAATAGCCCCTCTGTTGCccacaacacgcttccattcccCGTCACAAGGGAATTCATGGATGATTTAACTTGTAATTAACTAGTTGGAAGGCCCTTCAAGTGGATTTTTCAGATCTGAAAAATTCCCCACTCGGTTATGAACACACCATACAGCAGTATAATACTGTACATCTTATTGGAAGCACAAGACCTAGACATTGACATAGTGTGGAGCGTACAATGTATAGTTTCTTTAAAATTGATAACCTCAAATGAAAATAATAAAACAGCGTAGTGCATACGGGCCCAATCCATCACCGGAGCCAAACTTCCTTCcacccaggacctatatactaggtaattaggcagtgtcagaggaaggcccaaaaaatggtcaaagtatccagtcacccaagtcagactgttctctctgctaccgcacagcaagcggtaccagagttttttaggaccaaaaggctccttaacagcttctacccccaagctataagactgctgaaaaATTAATCAAATAGCCActcggactatttacattgacccccccccactccctttgtgttacactgctgctactcgctgtttattaccTATGCAGTCGTTTTACaccaacctacatgtacaaactaccttgactaacctgtaccctcgcatattgactcggtaccagtaccccctgtatatagcctcgatatTATAATggaattttattgtgttactttttactttagtttatttagtaaatatcttcttaactctatttcttgaactgtattgttggttaagggcttgtaagtaagtatttcacggtaaggtccacATTTTTTCCTTTATTTGGTTAACCTTAAGTGGAACACTTAGAAAACTATTTTTCCCTCTCTCGATGGGAAAAATAGTTTATGACaatgttaaaattaggtgaaatCAAAAGTACATTTTTTTACTCAACATCACAATTTATATCACTGCCAAAGTTTTGGCTTGGGTGTAGACGAGATGTCATAGCCATACATTTCTGGAATATTGTCAGGGCATTATATGAATTTGAGCAAAGATGcaaatgtacactacatgacaaagtatgtggacatctgctcgtcgaacaactcaattccaaaatcatgggcattaatctggagttggtctcccctttgctgctataacagcctccactcttctttgaaggctttccactagatgttggaacattgctgtgaaggcttgcttccattcagccacaagagcattagtgaggttgggcactgatgttgggtgattaggccctggctcgcagtcagcgttccaattcatcccaaatgggTTCGATGGTGtgtaggtcagggctctgtgcaggccagtcaagttcttgcaCATGGATctggacaaaccatttctgtacggaccttgctttgtgcacaggggcattgtcttgctgaaacagtcaagggccttccccaaactgttgccacaaagttgaaagcacagaattgtatagaatgtaattgtatgatttaccttcactggaactaaggagcctagcccaaaccatgaaaaacagccccaggctgttattcctcctccaccaaactttacagttggcactatgcactgGGATaggtagctttctcctggcatccaccaaacccagattcctccGTTGGACTTCCAAatagtgattcatcactccagagaaggtgtttccactgctccagaatccaatggcagcaggctttacaccactgcagccgacacttggcattgggcatggtgatcttaggcttgcgtgcggctgctcggccatgggaacccatttcatgaagctcccgacgaacagttcttgtgctgacgttgcttccagaagcagtttgtaacttagtagtgagtgttgcaatcgagGACAGACAAATGTTATGTGCtaagcacttcagcactcggcgctCCCGTTCTGTGTGGCTTACTACTTTGCGGTTGAGCCCTTGTTGCACCTtgaagtttccacttcacaataacagcacttacagttgaccggggtagctccagcatggcagaaatttgacgaattgagttgttggaaaggtgccatcctatgacgttgccacgttgaaagtcactgagctcttcagtaagaccattctattgacagtgtttgtctatggcaattgcatggctgtgtgcttgattttatacacctgtcagcaacgggtatggctgaaatagacaaatccactcatttgaaggggtgtccacatacgtttgtatatagtgtatgtacaTGCAACTCTGGAAAACATTTTAAGGCATTGCGTGCATTTTAGGGTGAGGGTGACTAAGCCAAAATAAAATGACTGGATATTCCTTTCTAGCTTATGACATTGACATCATATATTGTACAATGAGACAACAGATTTCAGCCATTTCATGCTCATTATTTTTGGCAATATGAGCAAACAACGTACCGTTCCAACACAAACTGTGATGTGGCACAAACTACAGTTGGATCCCAGGATAAGGAACCTCTCTCCGTCTGGACTGAAAGGATCCTTGGTCACAAAACACTCTTCCAACAAGCTGATGGGAAAAACATGACGAGTAAATGCAAGAGCTACAACCTTCTGAAAGGTTTACTTTACACCTCATGAGTTGACAGTCATAGACACACACCAAACGTTCGCTAGCTTGGGCCACTAGAGACtccactatactatatactctagAAGCTACTAGCCAGGGACCAACTGCATTGCATTCCATGTTAGCCAGTAAGCATGAGCAAATCTTGAGTTCACACTTCACTAGTATTATCAAAACTGTACTCACACAATAGCCCTGGTATTGGGTGGCTTCTGTCCGTAGTATGTGAATGGTGTAGATAAATTGCACAAATGGCAAGTAAACATATTCTGAGGAACCGCATCTGTGCTTGACTCCATTGTTGTGAATGTGAGCATGCTTGTACTTCCTGGTCTTTTCTTCATTTGTGGGACGTGTTCAACAGCACGGTTCTACCACCACGTAGTGGACTGGAGTGATACTGCTGCATCCAAGAGGTCAAATAATGTAGGCCTATTGTTCTTTGCGTTCAACTTTCACTAGAGTCAACTGTCTATGTCCAAAAGGAGTACATCTTTTTCAGTTAGCTGATTCCTACAGTAGACAAATATATTCATGACATTCAAAGTAATACTTTACAACCAAACTAAGACAATGAAATTGACTTTTTAAAATGGAAACATTCAACATAATTTATTTAAAATACATCAATATCAAATTAATTAATTGACATGACTGAACAACACAGTTGATAACCCCACCAAATTGTAGGTGTATATCACAATGTCTCCCAGCAGTTTCTCTCATACCTTGGCTAGCAAACCACTGTACAATCTCAAAAGATGAAATACTGTAAATCTGAGATAAAACATTATGTTCAAGTTAATGACATCTATTGTAGCTAGATATGTCACTGAATGGACAAAGGCAATGGACAGTCAGTGGATCATCCTGACCTGAATTTACCAACCATTGTTACTACAAATacacagggaggtatagagaacACGACCTAATTGATATCATTAACTGGACACAATCCATACTTATACTGTCATGATGAAATTAGCATTAGAATATAGTGTAGATATGATATATGATATGGTAGAGTTTAATacacacagtgtactttattatGTTATAAACAGAACCCTAAACTGCCATATAGTTTATGATGGATTATGTGAATAGTGGTATGTAAAGAGACACATTGGAAAAAATATAGGGTCACGCAAATGCATGAGGTAAGgataataaaaaaatgtatatagaTGTCCCTTTCACCTTACTCTCAAATTGTTggaatatttacaaaataaagtaTCGAGGAGCTTAGCAGAGGCATGGATTTCTTTGTGGTTAAAAATAAGAAGAACCTCTCTTCTCTAAGTTAGACCCGCGGAACGCCTACCACCTGGTATGGATACAGGAaggtgacgagtggaagacagccttcaacactGCTAGCGGACACTATGATTACCTGGTGATGCCATTCGGTTTGACCAAtgctcctgctgtgttccaggcccTGGTTAATGACGTTCTCCGGGATATGTTAAACCGGTTCGTGTTCGTCTGCCTCGACAACATCCTCATCTTTCCCGCTCGACTCAAGAACACGTTCTCCACGTCCGACAAATCCTCCAGTGTGTCCTGGAGAACCAGCTGTTTGTCAAAGCCAAAAAATGTGAGTTCCATCGCTCCATCATCTCCTTCCTTGGATACATCATCGCTGCTGGGAATGTGCAGATGGATCCCGGAaaggtgagagcggtggtggattggcTCCAACCCACGTCCAGAGTGCATTTGCAACGTTTCTTAGGATTTGCCCATCTCTATCGCCATTTTATCCAgagttacagcaccctggcttccccctGTCAGCACTCACCTCTCCCGTCCCATCAGTTCGAGGTAAACACTTCAGATATCGGAGTGGGGGCCGTCCTGTCCCAGCGTTCTGCCCTGgaccttaagctgcatccctgtgccttcttctcccaTCGCCTTCTCCCATCACCACAGAGAGGAATTATGATGTGGGGAACTGAGAACTACTTGTGGTGAAGATGGCCTTGGAAGAGTGGAGACACTGGTTAGAGGGGGCGAAACTTCCATTCATAGTGTGgacagtagaggtcgaccgattaatcggaatgaccgattaattagggccgatttcaagttttcataagaatcggtaatctgtatttttggacaccgattgtggtcgattttatttatttatatatatatattttttacacctttatttaactaggcaagtcagttaagaacacattcttattttcaatgacagtctaggaccgttgggttaactgccttgttcaggggcagaacgacagatttttaccttgtcagctcgggattcgtttttgcaaccttctggttactagtccaacactctaaccacctgcctcacattgcactccatgaggaggctgcgtggcaggctgactacctgttacgcgagggcagcaagaagccaaggtaagttgctagctagcattaaacttatcttataaaaaacaatcaatcttaacataatcactagttaactacacatggttgatgatattactagtttatctagcgtgtcctgtgttgcatataatcgatgcggtgcctgttaatttctcatcgaatcactgcctacttcgccaaacgggtaaTAACAAgcacattcgcgaaaaaagcactgtcgttgcaccaatgtgtacctaaccataaacatcaatgcctttctttaaaatcaatacacaagtatatatttttaaacctgcatatttagttaatattgcctgctaacatgaatttctcataactagggaaattgtgtcacttccctTGCGTTCCATGCAAGCAGTCaaggtatatgcagcagtttgggccgcctggcttgttgcgaactgtgtgaagtccatttattccaaacaaagaccgtaattaatttgccagaattgtacataattatgacataacattgaagattgtacaatgtaacagcaatatttagacttagggatgccacctgttagataaaatatggaacggctccgtatttcactgaaagaataaatgtcttgttttcgacatgatagtttccggattcgaccatattaatgaccaaaggctcgtatttctgtgtgttattatgttataattaagtctatgatttgatatttgatagagcagtctgactgagcgatggtaggcagcagcaggcttgtaagcattcattcaaacagcactttcatgtgtttgccagcagctcttcgctgtgcttcaagcattgagctgtttatgacttcaagcctatcaactcccgagattaggctggtgtaaccaatgtgaaattgcaagctagttagcggggtgcgcgctaatagcgtttcaattggtgacgtcactctctctgagacttggagtagttgttccccttgctctgcaagggccgcggcttttgtggagcgatgggtaacgatgcttcgaagTGGCTGTTGTCGATCTGTTCCTCGTTCAAGCCCAggcaggggcgaggagagggacggaagctatactgttacactggcaatactaaagtgcctataagaacatccaatagtcaaaggtatatgaaatacctaggaatattgaagactcatgttaatacacattgcacttttactttcttctccaacacttgtttttgcattatttaaaccaaatggaacatgtttcattatttatttgaggctaaattgattttattaatgtattatattaagttaaaataaaagtgttcattcagtattgttgtaattgtcattattacaattatataaattaaattaaatcgtctgattaatcggtatcggctttttttggtcctccaataaatcatACTCGGTCGGCCTCTAGTGGATAAACCACATATCTCCGCACTGCCTTTCAACTCAGGGGGCCCGGCTAACCGGGTGTATGTCCCAGACGCTGCCTGCTCCATGGTGGCACACCATGGCTCCGGACATCTCCACGTTTGTCACAGCCTGCACCGTCTGTGCTCAGAACAAGACTCCTCGGCAAGCCCTGGCTGGCCTCCTTCAACTTCTTCCTGTCCCTCACCGTCCCTGGTCAGATATATCCCTGGACTACCACCAGATGATGGCAACACCACTATCCTCACGGTGGTAGACAGGTTTTCCAAAGCCACCCATTTCATTCCCCTCCCCATgctaccttctgccaaggagacagcccagctcatggtgcagcacatcTTCTGGATCCTTTGACTTCCAGTGGACATGGTTTTGAACCgtggtcctcagttctcgtccaGGGATATATCTGAACGAATGCCTTCGTCGGTGCCTTGTCTCGGCCAActccaccacctggagccagcaactagTGTGGGTGGAGTAAACCCGGAACAGCCTTCCCTGCTCGGCCACTGGGCTCTCGCCCTTCGAGTGCTCTGTGGGTTATCAGCCCCCGCTCTTCCCGGAGCAAGAGGAAGAAGTCAACATACCCTCTGCCCAGATGTTCATCTGCCACTGTTGGCGTACCTGGAAGAGAGCTTGGTCCGCTCTTCTCAAGACCAACTTCAGGTATCATCAACAGGCGGACCGCCACCAGGCCCCGGCTCCCCGCTATCATTTTGGGCAGAGGATATGGCTGTCTACTCGGGATCCCGCAAACTTTCCCCCAATATTATGGTCCCTTTCCCCATTTCCAAGATTACTAGCCGCTCTGCTGTTCATCTTCTGTTGCCCCATAACCTCCTTTTACATCCCACTCATGTTTCTAGAATTAAACTTGTCTCACAGCCTTTTGTCTCTTTTTTCCAGGtccacccctctcccccgtcTCATCAACGGCCAACCTGTGTACACGGTGAGGCTTCTTCTGAAGGTTCAGCCGAGGGGCAGGGGATTCCAggacctggttgactgggagggttatggcccaaaggagaggtgctgggtcctcGCTAGGAACATCCTGGATCCAGCCCTCATTGCTGAGTTCCACCACCGGCACCCCGATCAACCAGGTATGCGCCAAGGTAGGACTCCATGTGGCGTACCTAGAggtggggtactgtcacaccctgatctgtttcacctgtctttgtgcttgtctccaccccctccagttgtcgcccattttccccattatcccctgtgtatttatgtgtTTGTTATATTtgttttttcaaatcaaatcaattttatttgtccatccacatggttagcagatgttaatgcgagtgtagcgaaatgcttgtgcttctagttccgaccatgaggtaatatctaacaagtaatctaacaatttcacaacaactaccttatacacataagtgtaaaggaattaataagaatatgtacatgaaaatatatggatgagcaatggccaaacggcataggcaagatgcagtagatggtatagagtacagtatatacatatgagatgagtaatgtagggtatgtaaacattatataaagtgacattatttagtggctagtgatacatttattacatccaagttttcattattaaagtggctagagatttgagttagtatgctggcagcagccactcaatgttagtgactgctgtttaacagtctgatggccttgagaagctgtttttcagtctcgcggtcccagctttgatgcacctgtactgacctcgccttctggatgatagcggggtgaacaggcagtggcttgggtggttgttgtccttgatgatctttttggccttcctgtgacatcaggtggtgtaggtgtcctggagggcaggtagtttgcccccggggatgcgttgtgcagacctcactaccctctggagagccttacgattgtgggcggagcagttgccgtactaggCGGTGATGTAgcacgacaggatgctctcgattgtgcatctgtaaacgtttgtgagtgtttttggtgacaagctgaatttcttcaacctcctgaggttgaagaggcgctgctgcgccttcttcaccacactgtctgtgtgggtagaccatatcggtttgtccgtgatgtgtaccccgaggaatttaaaactttccaccttctccactactgtcccatcgatgtggatagggggctcctccctctgctgtttcctgaagttcacgatcatctcctttgttttgttgacattgagagtgaggttattttcctgacaccacactccgagggccctcacctcctccctgtaggacgtctcgtcgttgtttgtaatcaagcctaccactgtagtgtcgtctgcaaacttgatgattgagttggaggcgtgcatggccactcagtcatgggtgaacagggagtacaggagagggctgagaatgcacccttg
This DNA window, taken from Oncorhynchus nerka isolate Pitt River linkage group LG23, Oner_Uvic_2.0, whole genome shotgun sequence, encodes the following:
- the cdpf1 gene encoding cysteine-rich DPF motif domain-containing protein 1, which codes for MLTFTTMESSTDAVPQNMFTCHLCNLSTPFTYYGQKPPNTRAIVLLEECFVTKDPFSPDGERFLILGSNCSLCHITVCVGTGCSLFYSKRFCMQCVNKHLDQFPPHIQAELAKKKQPSKTDVS